In the genome of Longimicrobium sp., the window CGCGGGGGCTGGCGCGCACCCAGCGCTCCAGCCCCGCCGCCGCCGCGAACGCGAGGGGGTTGATGGTGATGGAGATCAGCGCGCCGGCCAGGATCAGGCTGGTCGCCTCCGGCGGGAGCAGCCCCAGGGTGCCGCCCAGCCCGGCCAGGATGAACGAGAACTCACCGATCTGCGCCAGGCCGGCCGTCACCCCCAGGGCCGTGCGGATGGGATACCGGAACGCCAGCACCACGGCGAGCGCCGCGATGGACTTGCCGACGACGATGATGGCCAGCGCCGCCAGCACCTGCAGGGGCCGGCGCACCAGCACCGACGGATCGAACAGCATGCCGACGGACACGAAGAAGAGGACTGCGAACGCGTCCTGGAAGGGAAGGGCGTCGGCGGAGGCCTGGTAGCTCAGGTCCGACTCGCTGATGACCACGCCGGCGAAGAACGCCCCCAGCGCGAATGAAACGCCGAACAGCCCCGCCGCGCCCACCGCCACACCCATCGCTACGGCCAGCACGCTGAGCGTGAAGAGCTCGCGCGAGCCGGTATGCGCCACGCGGCCCAGGAGCCAGGGAAGGGCCCGCCGACCCACGACGAACATCAGCGCAAGGAAGGCCATGACCTTGCCCAGGGTGATGGCCACGGCCGTGACGACGCTTCCGCCCCCCGCGGCCGCAGGCGTTCCGCCCAGCACCCCCGCGACCGCGGGCAGAAGCACCAGCGCCAGCACCATGGCCAGGTCCTGCACGATCAGCCAGCCGACGGCGATGCGCCCCTCGGCGGTATCCACCATCCCCTTCTGCTCCAGCACCCGCAGCAAAACCACCGTGCTCGCGACGGACAGCGACAGCCCGAACACCAGCCCCTGCCCCCACGGCCAGCCCCACGCGCGGGCCAGGAGCGCGCCCATGGCCGTGGCGGCGACCAGTTGTGCCAGGGCGCCCGGAACGGAGATCTTTCGCACCGCGAGCAGGTCGTCGAGCGAAAAGTGGAGCCCCACCCCGAACATCAGCAGGATCACGCCGATCTCGGCCAGTTGCGACGCTAGCGCGGCGTCGCCCACGAAGCCGGGGGTGAACGGCCCGACCGCCACCCCGGCCAGCAGATAGCCCACCAGCGGCGGAAGGCGCAGGTGGTGGGCGGCGAGGCCCATGACGAAGGCAAGTCCGAATCCGACGGCGACCAGGGCGATCAGCCCCGTTTCCTGGTGCATCGTGGCGCTTTTTCTGGTGAATGGCTCCATTGGACCTGCATTTTGCCCGTGCTGGGGCTGACTCCAGGACCGGTTGCTACTTAACTTCCATCCCGCGTTCGCGGCAAGCCGATCGGCGACATCGCTCGACCGTGGGCGGTTCACTCCACCAGCTATCCCCTCGTCCGTGCAGATGAACCCGGAGCCTGACCACATCGCGGACTCCGCATCGGCGGCCAGCGCCCAGGCCTCGCGCGAAGACGAGTGGCTGTGGGGATGGGATCCCACGCCGGGGATCGTCAGCGTCTGGGCGGAGCCGAACGGCCGGGCGATCGTCTGGCGCC includes:
- the ybaL gene encoding YbaL family putative K(+) efflux transporter; the encoded protein is MHQETGLIALVAVGFGLAFVMGLAAHHLRLPPLVGYLLAGVAVGPFTPGFVGDAALASQLAEIGVILLMFGVGLHFSLDDLLAVRKISVPGALAQLVAATAMGALLARAWGWPWGQGLVFGLSLSVASTVVLLRVLEQKGMVDTAEGRIAVGWLIVQDLAMVLALVLLPAVAGVLGGTPAAAGGGSVVTAVAITLGKVMAFLALMFVVGRRALPWLLGRVAHTGSRELFTLSVLAVAMGVAVGAAGLFGVSFALGAFFAGVVISESDLSYQASADALPFQDAFAVLFFVSVGMLFDPSVLVRRPLQVLAALAIIVVGKSIAALAVVLAFRYPIRTALGVTAGLAQIGEFSFILAGLGGTLGLLPPEATSLILAGALISITINPLAFAAAAGLERWVRASPRVTDLLERPAGDLGELPAGVDEAALRDHVVLIGHGRVGAPVARALERQGIPYVVVEQNRGEVEALRARGMPALFGDATRPGILHHARLERARLLVVSAPDAFQARLILDHAGKVNPGIDTVVRTHSDEERAHLERRGVGRAVMGERELALAIIRYAFGAFGVNENMAAIAAETLQLPNPHTGRREEPPSGVLP